The following coding sequences are from one Eucalyptus grandis isolate ANBG69807.140 chromosome 11, ASM1654582v1, whole genome shotgun sequence window:
- the LOC120289873 gene encoding classical arabinogalactan protein 7-like has product MVVLLVSLAVAQSRAPSLAHTHSKSPSASPLPSPSPMATKTLPPASAPSPISVVTSPSSPPPSPPVLEGPALGSTPSIATPSAVAPAPADSEAVSNGVGFAARDMDIG; this is encoded by the exons ATGGTGGTCCTCCTCGTCAGCTTGGCGGTGGCGCAGAGCCGTGCCCCGTCGCTTGCCCACACCCACTCCAAGTCCCCCTCAGCCTCGCCCTTGCCGTCACCTTCTCCAATGGCGACGAAGACTCTGCCGCCGGCTTCCGCCCCGTCTCCCATTAGCGTCGTCACCTCTCCCTCCTCGCCCCCGCCGTCGCCTCCCGTCCTCGAGGGCCCCGCGTTGGGATCTACGCCGTCGATCGCAACGCCTTCAGCCGTGGCGCCCGCTCCGGCTGATAGCGAGGCCGTGAGCAACGGAGTTGGCTTTGCCGCG AGAGATATGGACATTGGATAG